In Populus alba chromosome 1, ASM523922v2, whole genome shotgun sequence, a single window of DNA contains:
- the LOC118061695 gene encoding uncharacterized protein: MENEERAQLEAHYQRELESMKNDIARLTSLLEQTLVSKSGEGANPSSFKQQFTANVPPAQVPVTVNLATDDPQRMKFSENVDYDKLTALEERLKAVEGHTYMILLSESALSWYTRLDNTKIRKWKYLVKAFVEQYKFNMEVAPDRSSLLIMEKGSKETIREYALRWPQHFYDAVTIAERIEQAIRAGRMSEPTEKRGFTGKKKDFEVNNVEGVYKGKKTNYHHYNFQMPTQQVASVNFTKPFPTNQQNQPHDQQSNHIVNPPRRNFQRTQERLPPLPLPLGEMYSKLLSIGQVAPVPLTPLQTPYPNWYKPDLKCEYHAGVAGHNIESCNAFKNKLLQLIKAGWITFDDALNVKSNPLPNHAASSGGVNAVGIEGKKERVLKVSMERLYDMLVQSGYLSEFEPVMNENNYCKFHGKVGHHIDDCEEFHQEVKRMLTFGMLRIESEEESSEVGMIGRQETKMEVCRLQPTVGGPPKLILTKPVCTNSESYGSMPYNYGYFFNIKNPTPIFHPEIGGLTRSGRCFTPEELERQRKAKGKEIVDAFKGMEVNKPISEDESNEFLKLMKHSEYSVVDQLKKTPARISLMSLILSSELHRKALQKVLNEAYVPQDITQDTMEHLVGRIQASNYLYFTEDELDPEGTGHNKPLYITVKCKDCLIGKILVDNGSALNVLPKHMLDEMPIDATYMRPSTMTARAYDGSPRQVIGTIDIELFIGPQMFLITLQVMDIHPSYSMLLGRPWIHAAGAVTSSLHQCLKYIINGTLVKVKAEETLSMIRNVSVPYIEAEDCKDGNLHAFEVVNTEWVPENTVLRRPMISDTARMIAKCFLKHGLPFQNDPIAGNLKRVNIMKIKAVDQRFELGFKPKKDDYQRAARIKRERRLARMEGRKPEEEDIVIPPIHVSFPKSAYVMKPENMIEVLGQKLAFMDINNVEEGEGKGWNSDDEPKIAKEDELLPQLTVHSLEEAPTNTFVRKLAVDEVFHNWEIEEAPVVFKKNSKSESSINPQTYCIENEWPNFDKDVIAMDEEECNEDYMKEFTRQVEQSEHAWKPAKEELEVINVGTEQDKRELKIGTLITTEERCSLTSLLQEYMDVFAWSYADMPGLDIDIVVHRVPLIEGCKPVKQKLRRIRPDILLKVKVEIKKQWDAGFLEVIKYPQWVSNIVVVPKKDDKIRVCVDFRDLNKASPKDNFPLPHIDVLVDNAARSSTYSFMDGFSGYNQIKMAEEDKEKTTFVTPWGTFCYKVMPFGLKNVGATYQRAMVTLFHDMIHKEIEVYVDDMVAKSTNEEDHVQILRKLFDRLRKYQLKLNPAKCSFGVKSGKLLGFVISNKGIEVDPDKVKAIQAMTAPKTEKEVRGFLGRLNYIARFISQLTATCEPIFRLLRKKNPGTWDKDCQEAFDKIKQYLQNPPLLVPPVPGRPLILYLTVTEEAMGCVLGQHDESGRKEQAIYYLSKKFTDCESRYTMIERLCCALVWSTKRLRQYMLWQVMLAEYDIVYKTRKSVKGSVIADHLADNAIKDYEPLKFDFPDEDVLIVEEDKEKNDWWIMYFDGAVNVSGNGAGAVIISPDHKQYPISIKLQFECTNNTAEYEACILGLEAALEMKIKKLDVYGDSMLIICQVKGEWQTK; the protein is encoded by the exons ATGGAGAATGAAGAAAGAGCCCAactagaggctcattatcaaagAGAGTTAGAGAGCATGAAAAACGATATAGCACGACTTacaagtctactcgagcagACCCTAGTATCCAAGTCTGGGGAAG GGGCAAATCCCTCTTCATTCAAACAACAGTTCACTGCCAATGTTCCACCAGCACAAGTGCCAGTTACTGTAAACCTGGCAACTGATGACCCACAAAGGATGAAATTCTCTGAAAATGTCGATTATGATAAATTGACCGCTCTAGAAGAGAGATTGAAGGCAGTCGAAGGGCATACTTATATGATCCT tcttTCTGAATCGGCATTAAGCTGGTATACAAGGCTGGATAACACCAAGATCAGAAAGTGGAAATATTTGGTAAAAGCCTTTGTGGAGCagtataaattcaacatggaggTAGCCCCGGACAGGTCAAGCTTGTTAATCATGGAAAAGGGCAGCAAAGAGACTATAAGAGAATACGCTTTGAGATGGC ctcagcatttctatgatgctgtaacTATCGCTGAGAGAATAGAACAAGCGATAAGAGCGGGGAGAATGTCAGAGCCTACTGAGAAGAGAGGCTTTACTGGGAAAAAGAAGGATTTCGAGGTGAACAACGTGGAAGGAGTGTATAAgggtaagaaaacaaattaccacCATTATAACTTCCAAATGCCTACCCAACAAGTTGCAAGTGTAAACTTCACTAAACCTTTCCCCACCAACCAACAAAACCAACCACATGACCAACAAAGTAACCATATCGTTAATCCTCCAAGAAGGAATTTTCAAAGAACCCAAGAACGATTGCCACCATTGCCACTTCCTTTGGGAGAAATGTACTCAAAGTTGTTGAGTATTGGGCAAGTAGCTCCCGTTCCCTTAACCCCACTGCAAACTCCATACCCAAATTGGTATAAGCCAGATCTGAAATGTGAATATCATGCTGGCGTTGCTGGGCATAACATTGAAAGCTGCAATGCATTTAAAAACAAGCTTCTGCAATTGATAAAGGCTGGATGGATAACTTTTGATGATGCACTGAATGTGAAGTCCAATCCTTTGCCCAATCATGCTGCAAGCAGTGGAGGAGTGAATGCTGTAGGAATTGAGGGTAAGAAGGAAagagttttgaaggtttccatgGAAAGATTGTATGATATGCTAGTACAGTCTGGATATTTATCTGAGTTTGAACCAGTgatgaatgaaaataattactGTAAGTTTCATGGCAAGGTGGGACATCACATTGATGATTGTGAAGAATTTCACCAAGAAGTGAAAAGGATGCTGACTTTCGGCATGTTAAGGATAGAGAGTGAAGAAGAGAGCAGTGAAGTTGGGATGATAGGCCGTCAGGAGACAAAAATGGAAGTTTGTAGACTCCAACCAACTGTGGGTGGTCCACCAAAACTAATCCTGACCAAGCCTGTATGCACAAACAGTGAAAGTTATGGCTCTATGCCTTACAATTATGGgtattttttcaacattaagAACCCTACTCCCATCTTTCACCCTGAAATCGGCGGTTTAACTCGAAGTGGTCGTTGTTTTACACCAGAAGAATTAGAGAGGCAGAGGAAAGCCAAAGGAAAAGAGATAGTTGATGCTTTTAAAGGCATGGAAGTGAACAAGCCTATAAGTGAAGACGAGTCTAACGAATTTCTGAAGTTGATGAAGCATAGTGAGTATAGTGTGGTGGATCAATTGAAGAAAACTCCTGCTAGAATCTCTTTAATGTCACTTATCTTGAGTTCCGAGTTACACCGTAAGGCATTGCAAAAGGTGTTGAATGAAGCATATGTGCCACAGGATATTACTCAAGATACAATGGAACATTTGGTGGGAAGAATTCAAGCCTCTAATTACTTATACTTCACAGAAGATGAGCTAGACCCGGAAGGGACTGGGCATAACAAGCCTTTGTACATCACTGTGAAATGTAAAGACTGTTTGATCGGCAAAATACTTGTGGATAATGGTTCAGCGTTGAATGTGCTACCCAAACATATGCTAGATGAGATGCCAATTGATGCTACCTACATGAGACCAAGCACGATGACAGCTAGAGCATATGATGGTTCCCCTAGACAGGTGATAGGGACCATTGACATTGAATTGTTTATAGGGCCTCAGATGTTTTTGATAACCTTACAAGTGATGGATATCCATCCTTCGTATAGCATGTTATTGGGAAGGCCATGGATACACGCCGCTGGGGCTGTTACATCATCTCTACACCAATGTTTGAAGTATATTATCAATGGTACTCTAGTAAAAGTTAAGGCAGAAGAAACCTTGTCCATGATAAGGAATGTGTCGGTCCCTTATATTGAAGCAGAAGATTGCAAAGATGGAAATCTCCATGCCTTCGAGGTTGTGAACACTGAATGGGTACCAGAGAATACGGTGTTAAGAAGACCAATGATTTCTGATACTGCCCGAATGATAGCTAAGTGCTTTTTGAAACATGGGCTACCATTCCAGAATGATCCAATTGCTGGAAATCTCAAGAGAGTCAACATAATGAAAATTAAGGCTGTTGATCAGAGGTTTGAGCTTGGCTTTAAGCCTAAGAAAGATGATTACCAGAGAGCTGCTAGGATTAAGCGAGAAAGAAGGTTGGCCAGAATGGAAGGAAGGAagccagaagaagaagacattgtAATCCCACCTATCCATGTTTCTTTCCCAAAGTCAGCATATGTGATGAAACCTGAAAACATGATTGAAGTCTTGGGGCAGAAACTTGCTTTCATGGATATCAACAATGTAGAGGAAGGTGAAGGAAAAGGCTGGAATTCTGATGACGAgccaaaaatagcaaaagaaGATGAACTGTTACCTCAGTTAACTGTCCACTCTCTAGAGGAGGCTCCAACCAACACCTTTGTGCGAAAGCTGGCTGTTGACGAAGTATTCCATAATTGGGAGATTGAAGAAGCCCCAGTTGTTTTCAAGAA GAATTCTAAAAGCGAATCCTCCATAAATCCACAAACATATTGCATTGAaaatgaatggccaaactttgataaggatgtgattGCAATGGACGAAGAGGAATGTAATGAAGATTATATGAAAGAGTTCACTAGACAAGTAGAACAGTCTGAGCATGCTTGGAAACCTGCAAAAGAAGAATTAGAGGTGATAAATGTAGGCACCGAGCAAGATAAAAGAGAGCTAAAGATTGGAACTCTGATTACTACAGAAGAAAGATGCAGTTTAACCTCATTACTACAAGAGTATATGGATGTGTTTGCCTGGTCTTATGCAGATATGCCTGGTTTAGACATTGATATTGTAGTGCACAGAGTGCCTTTGATAGAAGGATGTAAACCTGTCAAGCAGAAATTGAGAAGAATTCGCCCGGATATTCTACTCAAGGTCAAGGTAGAGATAAAGAAGCAGTGGGATGCTGGTTTTCTAGAAGTCATTAAATACCCTCAATGGGTATCGAACATAGTGGTTGTACCGAAGAAGGACGACAAAATCAGAGTATGTGTAGACTTCAGGGATCTAAACAAAGCTAGTCCAAAGGATAATTTTCCTTTGCCTCACATAGATGTCTTGGTAGACAATGCTGCTAGAAGCTCAACTTATTCCTTCATGGATGGATTCTCCGGGTATAACCAGATTAaaatggctgaagaagataaagagaagACCACTTTTGTCACACCATGGGGAACATTTTGCTACAAAGTGATGCCATTCGGGTTAAAGAATGTTGGAGCCACATATCAAAGGGCAATGGTGACactttttcatgatatgataCATAAAGAGATTGAAGTGTATGTGGATGACATGGTTGCCAAGTCTACGAATGAAGAAGATCACGTTCAGAttctaagaaaattatttgatagaCTAAGGAAGTATCAGTTGAAATTGAATCCTGCAAAATGCTCATTTGGGGTGAAGTCTGGAAAGTTGCTAGGGTTTGTGATAAGTAATAAAGGAATAGAGGTCGATCCTGATAAAGTGAAAGCAATTCAGGCTATGACAGCTCCTAAAACCGAAAAAGAAGTAAGAGGTTTCTTGGGAcgtttgaattacattgcacgATTCATATCTCAGTTAACAGCAACATGTGAGCCCATTTTTCGATTGCTTCGAAAAAAGAATCCTGGTACTTGGGACAAAGATTGTCAAGAagcttttgataaaataaagcaaTACCTACAGAATCCACCTTTGTTAGTGCCGCCTGTACCTGGAAGACCTTTGATCTTGTATTTGACAGTAACGGAAGAAGCAATGGGTTGTGTGTTAGGACAACATGATGAGTCTGGAAGAAAAGAGCAAGCTATCTATTATCTGAGCAAGAAGTTTACAGATTGTGAATCCAGATATACTATGATTGAAAGGCTGTGTTGTGCTCTTGTATGGAGCACGAAGCGTCTTCGACAATATATGTT GTGGCAAGTAATGTTGGCCGAGTATGACATTGTATACAAGACAAGAAAATCTGTAAAAGGAAGTGTAATTGCTGATCATTTGGCAGATAATGCTATCAAAGATTATGAGCCTTTGAAATTTGACTTCCCGGATGAGGATGTGTTGATAGtagaagaagacaaagagaagaatgattggtggattatgtattttgatggGGCAGTGAATGTATCTGGCAATGGAGCGGGGGCTGTGATAATCTCACCTGACCATAAGCAATATCCCATCTCAATCAAACTACAATTTGAATGTACCAACAATACTGCTGAATATGAGGCTTGTATCCTTGGGTTAGAAGCTGCTTTggagatgaaaataaagaagcttGATGTctatggggattcaatgttaATAATCTGTCAAGTGAAAGGCGAATGGCAgaccaaataa
- the LOC118061832 gene encoding histidine kinase 3, which yields MSLLHVYGFGLKVGHLLWMLCCWIVSVISMNWFINGGVLETQASLLGDGGKMWLKCLEKVSGNSCKIHHHYYQYIGSKRISKTWWRKLLVAWIVVWITVSVWIFWYMSSQAFEKRKETLASMCDERARMLQDQFNVSMNHVQAMSILISTFHHGKNPSAIDQRTFARYTERTAFERPLTSGVAYAVRVLHSEREQFEKQQGWTIKRMDSFEQNPVHKDDNAPKALEPSPIQEEYAPVIFAQDTVAHVVSLDMLSGTEDRENVLRARASGKGVLTAPFRLLKTNRLGVILTFAVYKTDLPSNATPKERIQATDGYLGGIFDIESLVEKLLQQLASKQTILVNVYDTTNQSCPISMYGSNVSDDGLKHVSALNLEDPFRKHEMRCRFKQKPPWPWLAITTSIGILVIALLIGYIFHATMNRIAKVEDDCHKMMELTKQAEAADVAKSQFLATVSHEIRTPMNGVLGMLHMLMDTDLDANQQDYVRTAQDSGKALVSLINEVLDQAKIESGKIELEAMQFDLRAIMDDVLALFSGKAHEKGIELAVYVSDGVPEMLIGDPGRFRQIITNLMGNSIKFTKKGHIFLTVHPVEEVMDSIDVETESSSLNTLSGLPVADRRRSCAGFKIFSREGSSHTLPPSSSDLINLIVSVEDTGVGIPLEAQPRVFTPFMQVDPSISRKYGGTGIGLSISKCLVGLMNGEIGFVSIPDIGSTFTFTAVFSNGCSNSNDTKQQKQRIKNQCNTTPSEFQDMTALVVDPKPVRASVSRYQIQRLGIHVELVSDLNQGLSIISNENRVFKMVFVEQEVWDKDSSISAHFVNNLQKIESGVSPKLFLLGNSLSSSRTSTATSGAYTLSVITKPLKASMLAASLQRAMGGNRGNPRNGEHPSLSLCNHLDGRKILIVDDNKVNLIVAAAALKKYGAKVICADSGKKAIKLLKPPHQFDACFMDIQMPEMDGFEATRRIRDMESNGRIPILAMTADVIQATYEECQRCGMDGYVSKPFEAEQLYLEVSRFLRPTSNANL from the exons ATGAGTTTACTTCATGTATATGGATTTGGTTTAAAGGTGGGGCATCTACTTTGGATGTTATGTTGCTGGATTGTATCGGTAATTTCCATGAACTGGTTCATTAATGGTGGAGTTTTGGAGACCCAGGCTAGTTTGCTTGGTGATGGTGGCAAGATGTGGCTAAAATGCTTGGAGAAAGTTTCAGGGAATAGTTGCAAGATCCATCATCACTACTACCAGTATATTGGTTCCAAGAGAATTAGCAAAACATGGTGGAGAAAGCTTTTGGTCGCATGGATAGTTGTTTGGATCACTGTCTCTGTATGGATCTTTTGGTACATGAGTTCACAAGCTTTTGAGAAGAGGAAAGAAACTCTTGCAAGTATGTGTGATGAGAGGGCTAGGATGCTACAGGATCAGTTTAATGTGAGCATGAACCATGTGCAGGCCATGTCCATTTTGATCTCAACTTTTCACCATGGCAAAAACCCTTCTGCGATTGATCAG AGGACTTTTGCGAGGTATACAGAAAGAACCGCTTTTGAGAGGCCCCTCACAAGTGGTGTGGCGTATGCTGTAAGGGTGCTCCACTCTGAAAGGGAACAATTTGAGAAGCAACAAGGCTGGACTATTAAGAGGATGGATTCCTTTGAACAAAACCCAGTCCATAAGGATGACAATGCCCCTAAAGCATTGGAGCCATCCCCAATTCAGGAAGAATATGCTCCTGTCATCTTTGCACAGGATACTGTTGCACATGTGGTTTCCCTTGATATGCTGTCAGGAACT GAAGATCGTGAAAATGTGTTGCGTGCTAGAGCATCTGGAAAGGGGGTTCTAACTGCTCCTTTCAGGTTACTCAAAACTAATCGTCTAGGGGTTATTTTGACATTTGCTGTGTACAAGACAGACCTCCCTTCTAATGCAACTCCAAAAGAGAGGATTCAAGCAACTGATGG GTACCTTGGAGGAATCTTTGACATTGAGTCACTCGTTGAGAAGCTACTTCAACAGCTTGCAAGCAAGCAGACTATCCTAGTGAATGTGTATGACACTACTAATCAGTCTTGCCCTATAAGCATGTATGGTTCAAATGTATCAGATGATGGGCTGAAACATGTCAGCGCCCTTAATTTGGAAGATCCTTTCAGAAAGCATGAGATGCGCTGCAG ATTCAAACAAAAACCACCATGGCCATGGTTAGCAATAACAACATCAATTGGTATCCTTGTGATTGCATTGCTTATTGGGTACATATTCCATGCGACTATGAATCGGATTGCTAAAGTTGAAGATGATTGCCATAAGATGATGGAGCTTACAAAACAAGCTGAGGCAGCTGATGTTGCAAAATCTCAG TTTCTTGCTACGGTTTCCCATGAGATCAGAACCCCAATGAATGGTGTTCTAG GAATGCTGCATATGCTTATGGACACAGATCTAGATGCGAATCAGCAAGATTATGTTAGAACCGCACAAGACAGTGGAAAAGCTCTAGTCTCGCTTATAAATGAGGTTTTGGATCAAGCAAAGATTGAATCTGGTAAGATTGAGCTTGAGGCAATGCAGTTCGATTTGCGGGCAATAATGGATGATGTATTGGCACTCTTTTCTGGCAAGGCTCATGAGAAAGGGATTGAG TTGGCAGTTTACGTGTCTGATGGTGTTCCTGAAATGCTAATTGGTGATCCAGGGAGGTTTCGGCAAATTATTACCAATCTCATGGGGAATTCAATTAAA TTTACAAAGAAAGGGCACATCTTTCTCACTGTTCATCCTGTCGAGGAGGTGATGGACTCAATAGATGTCGAGACAGAATCATCATCACTAAACACCTTGAGTGGTTTGCCTGTTGCAGATAGACGCAGGAGTTGTGCAGGATTTAAGATTTTCAGTCGTGAGGGCTCAAGTCATACTCTCCCACCATCCTCTTCTGACCTCATCAATCTAATAGTGTCAGTTGAGGATACAGGGGTAGGGATCCCTCTAGAAGCCCAACCTCGTGTTTTTACTCCTTTTATGCAGGTTGATCCATCCATTTCCAGAAAATATGGAGGCACAGGCATTGGCCTGAGCATAAGCAAGTGTTTGGTTGGCCTTATGAATGGGGAAATTGGCTTCGTTAGCATACCAGATATTGGGTCCACCTTCACTTTCACTGCTGTATTTAGCAACGGCTGCTCCAATTCAAATGACACCAAGCAGCAGAAGCAGAGAATAAAAAACCAATGTAACACAACGCCTTCAGAATTTCAAGACATGACTGCATTAGTTGTTGACCCCAAGCCTGTTAGGGCCAGTGTTTCAAGATATCAGATCCAGCGGCTAGGAATACATGTTGAATTGGTTTCTGATTTAAATCAAGGTTTATCTATCATAAGCAATGAAAATAGAgttttcaaaatggtctttgtTGAACAGGAAGTTTGGGATAAGGACTCGAGCATTTCAGCTCACTTTGTCAATAACTTACAAAAAATTGAGAGTGGGGTTTCTCCAAAACTGTTCCTTTTGGGAAATTCTCTCAGTTCTTCCAGAACAAGCACTGCAACTTCCGGTGCTTATACCCTAAGTGTCATAACCAAGCCCCTCAAGGCGAGTATGCTGGCGGCATCTTTACAACGAGCAATGGGTGGGAATAGGGGGAATCCCCGCAATGGAGAACACCCCAGTTTGTCTCTTTGCAACCATCTTGATGGAAGAAAAATTCTTATTGTAGATGACAATAAAGTGAATCTCATAGTAGCTGCTGCTGCTTTGAAGAAGTATGGAGCTAAAGTTATCTGTGCAGATAGTGGCAAGAAGGCGATCAAATTGCTCAAGCCACCTCACCAATTTGATGCGTGCTTCATGGATATCCAAATGCCAGAAATGGATGG GTTTGAAGCTACAAGGAGAATTCGGGATATGGAGTCAAATGGGCGTATACCAATACTGGCAATGACTGCGGATGTGATCCAGGCTACATATGAGGAATGCCAAAGATGTGGAATGGATGGGTATGTTTCCAAGCCATTTGAAGCTGAACAGCTTTATCTGGAAGTTTCACGTTTTTTACGGCCAACTTCCAACGCGAATTTATAG